In Flavobacterium piscisymbiosum, the sequence AGATAGTCTAAAACGTCGAAAATACTTTTAGATGAACTCTCCCAGCGTATAGCACTCTTAAGATATTCGTCGCCTGAATTCTCCCATGTATGTACAGGCAATCCCAGAAAAATATTCATTTTTGATATGGTTTGCTGTGCGAGTACCAATTCATGCTTATCATCTTTTTTGTAGAAAATTTCTAACTGTATATTTCCGGACTGATATCCTTCAAAATTTTTTTCGAAAGCATCAACTACTTTTTTAAGCCCGTGAGCTATGTCTTTATCTTTTACAGAATGTCCCAGCGAATTTGATTTTGGGAGAGCATAAACAAAAAAGGATGAATTTGTATTCATTTCTTAAAGGTTAAAAGATTTTGGCTTAAAAACGAAAAATTTTAAAAGCTTTATTTTTAAAGAATCACTGCAGGCAGCTTAGTGAATGGAGGAGCACCTTGCTGCCTTTATAGCGGTGACTAAACATTTATAATAGAAGAAACTTTAAAATTATGTTAGTTAATTAGAACTTTTGCTACTTGCCTTTTTTCGTTCTTGTTAGTTATTGTATTGTTTAATTTTTATGCTTTATTGTTGAAATTCAGGAGTATATCTTTTAGTTTTTTTTCTAATTCTTTGTAATCCGCTTTTATGATATCGGCAGTAATACTATTAGAATTAAGGTTTAAACATTGACGAATATAAGAAGGTGTATACCCGTATTTTTCGACCAAAGCCTTAATCAGGCTAGGATCGTAAGTGTATTTTGTGTTTTTTTTCGTACGTTTGTCCATTGCTTAATTTGTTTCTTATTGCGCAACAAATATAGTAGGACATTTCTTAAATAACTAATAAATGTAAGATTTTTTCTAAAAAATTATGCTTTATGGCTGAAAATACTATACAAAGAATTAAACACTATCTTGATTATAAAGGTATTAAGGTAAGCGCCTTAGAGAAGCAAGTGGGTATGTCTAATGGTTCTTTTGCCAGTCAGCTAAAAAACAATAAAACAATAGGTCTTGATAAATTAGAAAATATCTTAAATAAATATACAGATATTAACCTCGATTGGCTTTTAACAGGTAAGGGAGAGATGTTGAAATTTGATGTTTTAGAAGAAAACAATTCAAAACTCTATAAAAAAACAGATAAAAATTCATTAAACAGAGCAATTCCTCTTTATAATATTCAAACCACTTCAGGAATTATCGATTTGTTTGGCAACAACGAATATCAAACTCCTGTAGATCATGTCTCAATACCTACAATTTCTGAGTGCGACGGTGCCTTATATGTTATTGGCGATAGTATGTATCCTGTGCTAAAAAGTGGGGATATAGTAGTGTATAAAAAAGTATTTCATCTAGAGAGAAATATTGTTTGGGGCGAACTGTACCTTGTATATATCAACAACGATGGTAATGATTTCTTTTTTACACGTTTTCTCAAACAATCAGAAAAAGAATCCTACGTGCAATTGGTGGCGCAAAATCCGGATCATCAAACTATAGAATTCCCTATAAGTACTATTAAGGCCCTGGCTTTAGTAAAAGCATCGATTAGGGTTAATTCTCAGTTTTAAATTTTAGCAGAATACTTTCTTCTTTAAAAATTTCAACTAAAGAAATAAAAAAAGTGAGACTTTTAATCGTTGGCATCGATTAGAAATCTCACTTTATTGTTCCAAAAAAAAAAGACATCATTTTAATAATTTTCCGGTTACGGAAAACAACTCAAAGTAAAAATTATTTACTGCAAAATTATCCGTAAAATAAGTTTTGGCTATACGTATTTATACCTGTTTTTGAAGTTTCTTTTATCCAAAAGAGCTGAAGATATAAGGTTTTTATTGCTAAATCGTAAATAGAACCAAAGTAGGACAGGAACAGGATAATTTTGTTGAATTAATTAAATTCAGCTTTTTTAAATTCTATTATTTTTTCGACGTATAGTATCAGGCTTTTTCTTTCTACTGAGTATAGAGCATTTTCCTCTTCTGTTTTTAAGTATAAATCGGCAATACTTTCAGCATCCATTTGATTGTGCAAAAAGTGATTTTCGGCATATTTTATAAGATCATCTAGAAAAAGTTCGTGCAATCTGCCTTTTTCCAGTATTTCTGTATCACCTTCTTTTATTTTTTCCATTTCTGATTCCGGCAAATCGATGGTGAGGTACGTATAATCTATCGCAACTTTCGCAGGCATCTCTTTATCTACCTTTCCAGTGCCTAAACAATAGGCACACGGCGCAGGTGTCCATTTGAGTGCTTTGTTCATACGATGTATATCGTCCCAGTCAACAAATGTTTTGCCCAGACATCGTGGGCATTCTATATTTGATTTTCGAAATAGGAACTTAAAAAGAGTCATTTTTCTGGAATTAATTTAACGATTTAGTGGCATCGCGAATATAATTATTTATGTAAGAAAAATTGGTCTAGGAAAGCATTTTTTTTAAGAAAATGATTTATAACTAATGAGAATTAGGCGTTTTTTATGGGAAAAAGGATTAGAGATTTTTAGAATGTTTTTTTGCTTAGCATTTTATTGCTATTGCACGGATTACAAATCATGAGTGTGCGGAATTTTTAAAAATGGGCTGAAAGCCCTAAAGTGCAATAGCGTAGTGCAACGCGCTACGAATTAAACCAAAAGTGCAAATTGCCCTGAAAGGGTAAAAGAAAATAGAGAATGAAGATGCAAATAAAAAGGTATTTTCCAGGAGAACATCATGTAAAATAGGTTAAACATACTTTTTGAAATGAGGCTTGCGCCCTTACACGGCTTAAAATTATAATCGTTTTTTATTCATAGTGCTTCGCACCATGCTATTGCCAAAGCTCTTTCGGAGCAATAAGGTTTCGAACACTTGTAATTGCAGATCTCCGCTATCGTTGCGTATGGCTATTTAGCCTTTTTTTTCATCAAATAATAATAAACATTTTCTCCTCCCTCAGCTACAATATTCGAATGTATAAATTCGTATCCGTACGCCGCCATAAAGTTTAAAGCATCGATAATAGAATTAAACACCAAAACTTCTCCGTTTTTATCTTTTAAACGCGCTGTATCATTATTGCTCGACATCAGTTTTGTTCTTTGTCCAATGTCGATCGAAACCTTAACTTTAGAAGACATATATACTGAAGTTCCAATGATCTGAAGGTATTCTACATCGAGATCCTGAATGGGAATTCCGTTGATGGTTTGCGCAAAACCAGAGAAGCTGAATAATAACGTAAGGGTAAGTAGTAGTTTTTTCATGTGTTAATTGTGGTTAGTGATTAGTGGTTTAGCTAATATAATTGCGATCTAAGAATTGCAATTTTTGGTTTATAGCTTTTATATAGGCTTTTTTAAGCGATATCAAGATTTATACCACAAAATGAAAATTAACTATGAGGGTTGGTGGGATTTGTAATGCGTGATTGTAAATTGCTTTTTGTTTGAGGTTTGAAATGAAAAAAGCTGCAAAATTTTGGTTTTGCAGCTTTTTTATTGTTAGTCGTACGGATTGAAAATCGTTGTTATTGTCAATGAAAATGCTAAATCACATATTTTTTTGGGAATTTAAAATTCAGAATTATTAATGTAATATATAATCGTAGATAGTTTCGACAACTTCCCATTTGTCTTTATTTTTTTTCATAATTATAATTTGATTTCTTTGAATTCCACCAGTGCCAGTAATTCCTTCAGAAAATTCGAAAATCACATATTTATTTTGATTGTAGTACATTGGTTCAGAAATAAAGTAAACATTCATTGGACTTCTTTCATACTTATCAAAGAATTCAAAGTTCCATAAGCCTTTCTTTTCTTGGTAAATAAAATTATAATTAGGAAAATCTATAGGTTTCCAAGATCGAGGAATAGTGTCGTTAGAATATATTTTGCACATTTCTTCCCAAGCTTTTTGATTAAATAAAGGGCTTCTATAGTTGTTAGTGTAATGTGATAATTCGTCACCTCCGTAAAAAATCCTTAATGCTCCTTTATTATTGCCTTTTTCCTTAATGACCATACTAGGTTTTTTAGGATTAATATTTCGGCTATCTAAGTAAGCGTTTATAGAGTCATAATCATCAACAGTATTTTGAGCATTTGAAATTAGACTGGTAGTAATTATTGAAATAAGGATAATTATATTTTTCATATTAAATTTTAATTACAAGGTTTTCCTATTGGTATTTGATTTCCTCGTGGCTTATTATACTTTTCGATTGAACCTCTTGCTAATATTCTATTTCTATCAGTATAATTTTTATCATTAGGATCGTTTGGGTAATTTTTATTGAATATATATGTGCCTTCAAGCCCAGCCCAAGCAAAATTATCTAATTTCCAAATTATCCAATAAAATCTGATATTTCCTTCCAACAGGAATAATTTCGCCATTAAGCATTGTAAGTGATTTAAAAGTTACAGCCTTAATTTTGGTAATATTTACAATAAACGAACGATGTACCTGAATGAAATTAGCGCTGTCAATTTCTGCGGCAATGCTCGAGAGCGAACCGTAAATAATAATAGGCGATTTTAGTTTGGTGCTGTACAATTTCATGTAGTTGCCCAAGCTTTCGATATAAATAATATCGCTTAGAAGGGTTTCTGTCATTTGTCCGTTTACGCGGTGCGAAAGGACTTTAGTATCTGTAGTGGTTTCTTTTTTTGTGGTAGCGCCGGAGAAATAAATCCTGGCTTTTTCGATCGCTTTCGAAAATTTTTCGAACGAAATAGGTTTTAGTAAATAATCTATAGCATCATTTTGATACGCCGAAAGAGCAAAGTCAGAATAAGCTGTGGTTACAATGGTAAGCGGTCTTTTGGGTTGTAACTCCATCAATTCGACACCGGAAATTACAGGCATATTAATATCCAGAAAAATAATATCATAGGTGTTTTCGTTGAGCATTTTTACCGCTTCCATACCGCTAAAAGCACTTCCGGAATGTTCCAGGTCGTCAAATTTAGAGATGTGCGATGCAAGCGCCTTATGTGCCGGCGATTCATCGTCTATGATAAGACAGCGGTAGGTAATTGCCATATTTTTAATTTTACTATAAAGATATTCTTTTCTTTCTTGCAGTTTAGTTCGTGTCGTAAACCGTAAACTTCGAGACGTCTTTTTAGGTTTTCGATTCCAATTCCGGTGCTCGAAAGCCGTGAACCTGATTCGAGATAATTGTTCTTTAAAGTAAAAGTCAATTGGTTGCATTTTACCTTTAGATCAACGTTTATAAAAGGTTTCGGCGTTTCGGCAGAGAATTTAACTGCATTCTCTACCAAGGGCAAAAAGAACAAAGGTGGAATATCGATACTATCAAAATCGCCCTCAAAATGCTGAGTCACCACAAGGCGTTCGTTCTGGAAAGTATAATATTCGATGTATTTTTTTATAAAGGCAATTTCTTCTTCCAGAAAAACATAATCTTTTTTGGTCGCTTCAATCTGATAACGAAGCATATCGGAAAGATTTAAAATTCTGTCCGGCAATTTATCAGGATCAGATAACGATTCTCCGTATAAATTATTCATGGCATTCAGTAAAAAATGCGGATTCAATTGCTGTTTCAAAAACGAAAGCTCAGACTTGAAATTCATGATATCCTTATCTGCATCCGTAATTTTTTTAGTGATTACAACATGAATAAAATAAAAAAACATTCCGTTGATAATTAGAGATAATATTTGAAGCGTTTTGAAATTTCCCAAACCAACCAGCGGAAAAAACCAATTCATAAAAAAGTAAAATGAAGTCCAGTAAATGACAAATAGCGTAAAGAATGTTTTTAGCTTTTTTTTGAATAAAAAAGGTCTGATGATAAAAATGTTAAAGATGGTAACCCATATAATACAAGGCAAATACCCAACGGCTATTTTACTAAGCATATAAGACCAATCGTGACCATCTAGTTTTATTTCGTCATAAACACAAGCCAAAATAATCAAAACTATAAAGGTGTTTACGATGATATTTCGGAGAAAAAAGTTCTGATAAATTTTAAGAATCGTCATAACGGCAAAATTAATCTAATATTATAGTTTGTAGCACTTTGTAAAGCATAAATTATACAAACGCCATTCGTATAAATGATACGCCATTGGTATAAATATGCTATTATAATAGCCGCTTCACAATTACTTTTGCTTCGGGTTTTGTGTATTAATTCCAAGAACAATTTTAATTTATTCCCTTTATGAAAGCAAAAATCATCTATGTTTTAATCGTATGTGCGTCGATACGAACGGTGGCTCAGGATAAAGAAGCTCCTATGCAAACCGTAGTAAAAGCAATAACGGATAAATTTCCGACCACAAGAATTTTAGACGTACAATACGAACAATTGGGACCAACAAATTATGATTCACGGCTTTTTGGAGATCGTTTTGAAAGAGGTAGAATAGATGGTCATAATCGTTTAAAAGTAGCGATCAATGTTCCGTTTTTTGCCACACCATCAAAACGGTTTGTTCTAACGGGATCTTTGCGTTATAAATACGAAACCTATGAGTTTGGCGATATTTACAATTATGCTTCGGCTTCGACATACACAAAAGAAAAAGAAGAATTTCATTATTTTGCCGGAGCTTTGAGCGCCACTTATATGGCTAAAATTTTTAATAAACCGGTTATTTACAATGCCACCGCAACTGTCGACGGAAATCAGGATAATGTACAGCGTGTAAAAGGGTTTGTAACGGCCAATATTGTTATTAAAAGAACCGCAAACACTACCATTACCGTTGGGGCTTTGGCTATGATCGATCCTTCGGCAATTATCCCGATCACGCCACTTTTTACTCTTAACCATAAATTTAAGGACTCAAAATGGGATCTGGATTTCATTCTTCCCCAGCGTTTATTGTTCAGAAGAGAACTTTTAGAAAACGGAAGAATTTCCTTTGGAACAGAACTAAATTCTGAAAGTTTTTATTTAAATTTAAATGCTTCAAATTTAAAAGGAATTTACGAGTTAAATCAGTTAGAATTAAAGTCTGGTATTACCTATGAATACCGCATCGCGCCTCAGATAATTGGTTTTTTAAAAGGAGGTGTTAATAATATTTTGAGTACTCGTGTAACAGAAAGAGGTGAACGAACGTCTAATTATATTTATGAGCACGAAGAAGATGCTCAGGGATATTTTAGATTGGGAATCTCTTACAATCCTTTTTAGTTCAGAATTTGTGATATAGCGCAGTTCTATAGTTCATTTATTATTTCATAAAGTATTAAAAATAAATAATTATGGTAGTTGAAGTTTTTAAAACAAATGTTCAAAAAGAAGCAGATACCAATTATATTATTGCCGTAATTCTTACCCAGTTTCCCGATTATAAAATTAATTTTGATCTGGAAGATTGCGACAAAATATTGCGTGTAGAAGGTGTAGATTTAGAGCCAAAAAACATTATTGATTATGTAAATTGTCTGGGTTATACTTGTGTACAATTAGATTAATTTGTTTTTAATGTTTTTTTGATGTCCCTCTTGTGATGAGGTTGGATCAATAAAAAACAGGTATAAATACGTAGCTTTATATACCATTTTATAGATAGTTTTGTACGATGTTTTTCTGAAAATTAAGTTATGACAAGTTTTATTATTTCGCTTTTGCTTTTACTTTTAAAACAGTTTAGTTAACTGTTTAAAAGCTTATTTTGTTTGGTATAGTACTTTTTCAGATTTGAAAAGGTTACTATTCTTTTTGGGCATTATTTTCTACATTTGCAGCTTATGAAAAAAGCGCTCCATCTCTTTGACTTTACACAAAAAGTCAATTACAAAAACGAAATTTTAGCAGGTTTAACAGTCGCTATGACGATGATTCCGGAATCATTGTCGTTTGCTATCCTGGCAGGTTTTCCACCTCTGGTTGGTTTATATGCTGCTTTTATAGCCGGTTTAGTTACTGCGATTTTTGGCGGAAGACCCGGAATGATTTCAGGCGGGGCAGGAGCAACCGTTATTGTTTTGATTGCTTTAATGAAATCTCATGGGATAGAATATGTTTTTGCGGCTGTTGCACTTGGCGGCGTAGTCCAGATTTGTATCGGACTTTTTAAACTCGGAAAATTTATTCGGTTGGTTCCTCAGCCGGTTATGTTTGGTTTCGTAAACGGTTTGGCTGTGGTAATTTTCATGTCGCAACTTGAGCAATTTAAAACGGTTGTCAGCGGGCAAGTTTCGTGGTTACAAGGAACGCCTTTGTATATTATGCTGGGTTTAGTTGCACTTACAATTGGAATCGTATTACTTTTTCCGAAACTGACCAAAGCAGTTCCGGCTTCGTTAGTTGCGATAATGGTAGTTTTTGCTATTGTTTTGATTTTTAATATCGAAACCAAAACGGTCGAAGATATTGCTTCTGTTCAGGGTGGATTTCCTCCTTTTCATATTCCGAATATTCCGCTTTCCTTTGAAACTTTCAAAGTCATATTTCCCTATTCTGTAATTGTTGCCGCCGTAGGTTTAACCGAAGGTTTGCTTACGTTAAATCTTGTCGATGAAATTACCGGAACACGAGGAAACAGCAATCGCGAATGTATCGCACAAGGAAGCTCGAATATTTTAAATGGTTTCTTTTTCGGGATGGGAGGCTGCCCAATGATTGCGCAAACTTTAGTCAATCTTTCGGCAGGTTCAAGAGCACGACTTTCAGGAATTATTGCAGCTTTAACGATTTTATTAATCATACTTTTTGGTGCTCCGGTAATTGGTAAATTGCCTATGGCGGCTTTGGTAGGTGTAATGATGATGGTGGCGATTACAACTTTTGAATGGGCAAGTTTTAGAGTCATCAATAAGATGCCCAAGCACGATATTTTTGTTGGAATTCTGGTTGCAGTAATTACAATTGTATTGCACAATCTGGCTTTAGCAGTTTTAATTGGTGTTATTATTTCAGCCCTTGTTTTTGCCTGGGAAAGTGCCAAAAGAATCCGTGCAAGACATTTTATTGATGAAGCAGGAGTAAAACATTACCAGATTTACGGACCATTATTTTTTGGTTCGATAGCTG encodes:
- a CDS encoding S24 family peptidase, with the translated sequence MAENTIQRIKHYLDYKGIKVSALEKQVGMSNGSFASQLKNNKTIGLDKLENILNKYTDINLDWLLTGKGEMLKFDVLEENNSKLYKKTDKNSLNRAIPLYNIQTTSGIIDLFGNNEYQTPVDHVSIPTISECDGALYVIGDSMYPVLKSGDIVVYKKVFHLERNIVWGELYLVYINNDGNDFFFTRFLKQSEKESYVQLVAQNPDHQTIEFPISTIKALALVKASIRVNSQF
- a CDS encoding SulP family inorganic anion transporter, which produces MKKALHLFDFTQKVNYKNEILAGLTVAMTMIPESLSFAILAGFPPLVGLYAAFIAGLVTAIFGGRPGMISGGAGATVIVLIALMKSHGIEYVFAAVALGGVVQICIGLFKLGKFIRLVPQPVMFGFVNGLAVVIFMSQLEQFKTVVSGQVSWLQGTPLYIMLGLVALTIGIVLLFPKLTKAVPASLVAIMVVFAIVLIFNIETKTVEDIASVQGGFPPFHIPNIPLSFETFKVIFPYSVIVAAVGLTEGLLTLNLVDEITGTRGNSNRECIAQGSSNILNGFFFGMGGCPMIAQTLVNLSAGSRARLSGIIAALTILLIILFGAPVIGKLPMAALVGVMMMVAITTFEWASFRVINKMPKHDIFVGILVAVITIVLHNLALAVLIGVIISALVFAWESAKRIRARHFIDEAGVKHYQIYGPLFFGSIAAFFEKFDVANDPDHVIIDFKESRVADMSAIEALNNLTKKYNQLNKVIELQHLSPDCITLLKNAEAVIKVNVIEDPTYKVVS
- a CDS encoding sensor histidine kinase → MTILKIYQNFFLRNIIVNTFIVLIILACVYDEIKLDGHDWSYMLSKIAVGYLPCIIWVTIFNIFIIRPFLFKKKLKTFFTLFVIYWTSFYFFMNWFFPLVGLGNFKTLQILSLIINGMFFYFIHVVITKKITDADKDIMNFKSELSFLKQQLNPHFLLNAMNNLYGESLSDPDKLPDRILNLSDMLRYQIEATKKDYVFLEEEIAFIKKYIEYYTFQNERLVVTQHFEGDFDSIDIPPLFFLPLVENAVKFSAETPKPFINVDLKVKCNQLTFTLKNNYLESGSRLSSTGIGIENLKRRLEVYGLRHELNCKKEKNIFIVKLKIWQLPTAVLS
- a CDS encoding LytR/AlgR family response regulator transcription factor; this encodes MAITYRCLIIDDESPAHKALASHISKFDDLEHSGSAFSGMEAVKMLNENTYDIIFLDINMPVISGVELMELQPKRPLTIVTTAYSDFALSAYQNDAIDYLLKPISFEKFSKAIEKARIYFSGATTKKETTTDTKVLSHRVNGQMTETLLSDIIYIESLGNYMKLYSTKLKSPIIIYGSLSSIAAEIDSANFIQVHRSFIVNITKIKAVTFKSLTMLNGEIIPVGRKYQILLDNLEIR